The Aedes aegypti strain LVP_AGWG chromosome 3, AaegL5.0 Primary Assembly, whole genome shotgun sequence genome contains a region encoding:
- the LOC5577027 gene encoding nuclear speckle splicing regulatory protein 1, which yields MSKQYGLIDPKAASKVASKPAITKHAAFNSDSDSDSGDPKKSMKMELGESQKRQARAAQAKALAEDPTVYQYDELYDDIENKRKESKDCKSKEERQPKYIGKLLETADKRKKEQERRIERQVQKEREAEGEMFKDKESFVTSAYRAKLEEMKKAEDEEKREEYLESIGDVTKQGDLGGFYRHIYSQKMGEASTERKKDKDDKNVKQEEDGRSSGSEDESQKDTQPLPSLGKANRESDEEEHARKEALKSKDVSQSKGRRYRKRHSEDEENDDNDEKNDSSKKVHLQSNLDADSDFSIDSNSSSSESGNSSDESDTEQDRKGKVKKTEDKKSSVEPSPEKKPKTDDTEEASANGVDNGNKSDKENGKDVVEATERKVKEAKKPKQPKVDIWKKRTVGPVFDAALQRYYERKAARESG from the exons ATGTCGAAACA ATACGGCCTAATAGATCCAAAAGCCGCCAGCAAAGTCGCATCCAAACCGGCAATAACAAAACATGCGGCTTTCAACAGcgattcggattcggattcgggAGATCCGAAAAAGTCCATGAAAATGGAACTTGGCGAGAGTCAGAAGCGTCAAGCGAGGGCTGCTCAGGCGAAGGCCCTTGCGGAGGATCCCACGGTCTATCAGTATGACGAGTTGTACGACGATATTGAAAACAAGCGCAAAGAATCCAAGGACTGTAAATCTAAGGAGGAACGACAGCCAAAATACATAGGAAAGCTTTTGGAGACGGCTGATAAGCGTAAAAAGGAACAGGAAAGACGCATCGAGCGACAGGTGCAAAAAGAACGGGAGGCCGAAGGCGAAATGTTCAAGGACAAGGAATCCTTCGTCACATCCGCCTACAGAGCAAAACTTGAAGAGATGAAGAAAGCGGAAGACGAGGAAAAGCGCGAAGAGTATCTGGAGAGCATTGGAGATGTTACGAAGCAGGGCGATTTGGGTGGATTTTACAGGCACATTTATTCGCAGAAAATGGGAGAAGCTAGCACGGAACGGAAGAAGGACAAGGACGACAAAAATGTGAAACAGGAAGAAGATGGTCGTTCCAGTGGATCGGAAGATGAGTCACAAAAAG ACACTCAACCGCTACCGTCCCTGGGTAAGGCAAATCGAGAATCTGACGAGGAAGAACATGCCAGGAAGGAGGCGctgaagagtaaagatgtgtcTCAATCGAAAGGACGACGATATCGCAAACGGCACTCTGAGGATGAAGAGAATGATGACAACGATGAAAAGAACGATTCTTCCAAGAAAGTCCACCTTCAGTCAAATTTAGACGCCGATTCGGATTTCAGTATTGACTCGAACAGCAGTAGCAGTGAGAGTGGCAACAGCAGCGATGAAAGTGATACCGAGCAGGATCGGAAAGGTAAAGTTAAAAAGACCGAAGACAAGAAAAGTTCAGTAGAACCATCGCCGGAGAAGAAACCTAAAACGGACGACACGGAAGAAGCATCTGCCAATGGCGTTGACAATGGAAACAAATCCGACAAGGAAAACGGCAAAGATGTGGTAGAAGCAACAGAACGAAAAGTTAAGGAAGCTAAGAAACCCAAGCAACCGAAAGTGGATATCTGGAAGAAGCGTACTGTTGGCCCGGTGTTCGATGCGGCTTTGCAAAGATACTACGAACGAAAGGCAGCGAGAGAATCGGGTTGA